The following proteins are encoded in a genomic region of Cydia strobilella chromosome 19, ilCydStro3.1, whole genome shotgun sequence:
- the LOC134750232 gene encoding protein ABHD18 isoform X1: protein MSASRLDAVYRSILITKFFTKGWGKPENLRRLFEFRKVVSNRDECFKLIERDYAVTITKEQKLSDCTLLEGYFISPLHRYLPGIVPEMAQKAHFQVLLPIHWPEKGVKPMCLHLAGTGDHFFWRRRNLMVKPLIKEAGIGGIILENPFYGLRKPIDQVRSSLHNVSDIFVMGGCLILESLVLFHWCERNGLGPLGVTGLSMGGHMASLAATNWPKPLVLVPCLSWSTASAVFLQGVMSQSINWDLLEDQYLSDGEYREKLSKMVTIVDEAFLAGKKFAQTYHPSTHPVSTTVDVAKKLDVTYNETNLENPDIVDMTKNMVELNKNVPKKKAKPFPRETLIQELQRLLDEKKISQQLYEKLLSNDKFELLPQDIEDINKLTEDHFNEILMKCKIADLRSTGIVENNTELTKTDQKTGAQPILKPQTQLQPVPETKLVKAKSKSWTVSEITSDLWSNLPFLKSKSEKKIDWSKVHWRDREALQFMRGIMDECTHLSNFSVPFDTSLIIAVCAKHDAYVPRDDVGTLEEIWPGAEVRYVDAGHVSAYILHQSLFRSCIKEAFERSKKKWRDGKHN from the exons ATGTCAGCAAGTAGATTGGATGCAGTTTATCGCAGTATACTTATTACAAAATTTTTCACTAAAGGATGGGGAAAGCCTGAAAATTTACGTCG GTTATTCGAGTTTAGAAAAGTAGTATCGAACCGAGATGAATGCTTCAAGCTCATTGAGAGAGACTATGCAGTTACTATCactaag GAACAAAAACTATCAGACTGCACACTACTGGAAGGGTACTTTATATCACCACTGCACCGCTACCTGCCCGGGATAGTGCCGGAAATGGCTCAGAAGGCCCACTTCCAGGTGCTTCTGCCTATCCACTGGCCAGAGAAGGGAGTTAAACCCATGTGCTTGCATCTGGCTGGTACCGGTGACCAT TTCTTCTGGCGACGTCGAAATCTTATGGTGAAGCCGCTCATCAAAGAAGCTGGCATTGGCGGCATCATCCTCGAGAACCCCTTCTACGGCCTCCGGAAACCGATAGACCAAGT GCGCTCATCTCTCCACAATGTGTCAGACATCTTCGTGATGGGTGGTTGCCTGATTCTGGAATCACTAGTTCTATTCCACTGGTGTGAACGGAACGGACTCGGTCCCCTCGGTGTTACCGGACTGTCCATGGGCGGTCAT ATGGCGTCGCTAGCAGCTACGAATTGGCCGAAACCCCTGGTGCTGGTGCCGTGCTTATCCTGGTCGACCGCGTCTGCAGTGTTCCTACAG ggtgtcatgtcaCAATCAATAAACTGGGATTTACTAGAAGACCAGTACCTCTCGGACGGCGAATACCGCGAAAAACTCTCCAAAATGGTCACCATTGTCGACGAGGCTTTTCTAGCAGGAAAAAAATTCGCACAAACCTACCATCCCTCCACCCATCCCGTCTCCACCACCGTTGACGTAGCTAAAAAACTAGACGTAACTTATAACGAGACCAATTTAGAAAATCCAGACATCGTAGATATGACAAAGAATATGGTagagttaaataaaaatgtgccAAAGAAAAAAGCGAAGCCTTTTCCGAGGGAAACTTTGATTCAAGAGTTGCAAAGGCTTCTGGATGAGAAGAAAATCAGCCAGCAGCTGTATGAGAAGTTGTTGTCAAACGACAAGTTTGAGTTGCTGCCGCAGGATATTGAAGATATCAACAAGTTGACGGAAGACCATTTTAATGAGATATTGATGAAGTGTAAAATTG CGGATTTGAGATCAACAGGTATTGTTGAAAACAATACAGAACTAACCAAAACCGACCAAAAGACTGGCGCCCAGCCCATTTTAAAACCACAAACACAACTACAACCAGTCCCAGAGACCAAACTAGTAAAAGCCAAGAGTAAGTCCTGGACAGTCTCAGAGATAACGTCGGATCTGTGGTCGAATCTGCCTTTCTTGAAGAGTAAGAGCGAGAAGAAGATAGACTGGAGCAAGGTGCATTGGAGGGACAGAGAGGCACTGCAGTTCATGAGAGGGATCATGGATGAGTGCACGCATTTAAGTAACTTCTCTGTGCCGTTTGACACTTCATTGATTATTG cTGTGTGTGCGAAACACGACGCGTATGTGCCTCGCGACGACGTGGGCACGCTAGAGGAGATCTGGCCCGGCGCTGAAGTGCGCTACGTAGACGCCGGGCACGTGTCCGCCTACATCCTGCACCAGTCGCTCTTCAG GTCTTGCATAAAAGAAGCATTTGAACGGTCAAAGAAAAAATGGAGAGACGGCAAACATAACTGA
- the LOC134750232 gene encoding protein ABHD18 isoform X2, protein MAQKAHFQVLLPIHWPEKGVKPMCLHLAGTGDHFFWRRRNLMVKPLIKEAGIGGIILENPFYGLRKPIDQVRSSLHNVSDIFVMGGCLILESLVLFHWCERNGLGPLGVTGLSMGGHMASLAATNWPKPLVLVPCLSWSTASAVFLQGVMSQSINWDLLEDQYLSDGEYREKLSKMVTIVDEAFLAGKKFAQTYHPSTHPVSTTVDVAKKLDVTYNETNLENPDIVDMTKNMVELNKNVPKKKAKPFPRETLIQELQRLLDEKKISQQLYEKLLSNDKFELLPQDIEDINKLTEDHFNEILMKCKIADLRSTGIVENNTELTKTDQKTGAQPILKPQTQLQPVPETKLVKAKSKSWTVSEITSDLWSNLPFLKSKSEKKIDWSKVHWRDREALQFMRGIMDECTHLSNFSVPFDTSLIIAVCAKHDAYVPRDDVGTLEEIWPGAEVRYVDAGHVSAYILHQSLFRSCIKEAFERSKKKWRDGKHN, encoded by the exons ATGGCTCAGAAGGCCCACTTCCAGGTGCTTCTGCCTATCCACTGGCCAGAGAAGGGAGTTAAACCCATGTGCTTGCATCTGGCTGGTACCGGTGACCAT TTCTTCTGGCGACGTCGAAATCTTATGGTGAAGCCGCTCATCAAAGAAGCTGGCATTGGCGGCATCATCCTCGAGAACCCCTTCTACGGCCTCCGGAAACCGATAGACCAAGT GCGCTCATCTCTCCACAATGTGTCAGACATCTTCGTGATGGGTGGTTGCCTGATTCTGGAATCACTAGTTCTATTCCACTGGTGTGAACGGAACGGACTCGGTCCCCTCGGTGTTACCGGACTGTCCATGGGCGGTCAT ATGGCGTCGCTAGCAGCTACGAATTGGCCGAAACCCCTGGTGCTGGTGCCGTGCTTATCCTGGTCGACCGCGTCTGCAGTGTTCCTACAG ggtgtcatgtcaCAATCAATAAACTGGGATTTACTAGAAGACCAGTACCTCTCGGACGGCGAATACCGCGAAAAACTCTCCAAAATGGTCACCATTGTCGACGAGGCTTTTCTAGCAGGAAAAAAATTCGCACAAACCTACCATCCCTCCACCCATCCCGTCTCCACCACCGTTGACGTAGCTAAAAAACTAGACGTAACTTATAACGAGACCAATTTAGAAAATCCAGACATCGTAGATATGACAAAGAATATGGTagagttaaataaaaatgtgccAAAGAAAAAAGCGAAGCCTTTTCCGAGGGAAACTTTGATTCAAGAGTTGCAAAGGCTTCTGGATGAGAAGAAAATCAGCCAGCAGCTGTATGAGAAGTTGTTGTCAAACGACAAGTTTGAGTTGCTGCCGCAGGATATTGAAGATATCAACAAGTTGACGGAAGACCATTTTAATGAGATATTGATGAAGTGTAAAATTG CGGATTTGAGATCAACAGGTATTGTTGAAAACAATACAGAACTAACCAAAACCGACCAAAAGACTGGCGCCCAGCCCATTTTAAAACCACAAACACAACTACAACCAGTCCCAGAGACCAAACTAGTAAAAGCCAAGAGTAAGTCCTGGACAGTCTCAGAGATAACGTCGGATCTGTGGTCGAATCTGCCTTTCTTGAAGAGTAAGAGCGAGAAGAAGATAGACTGGAGCAAGGTGCATTGGAGGGACAGAGAGGCACTGCAGTTCATGAGAGGGATCATGGATGAGTGCACGCATTTAAGTAACTTCTCTGTGCCGTTTGACACTTCATTGATTATTG cTGTGTGTGCGAAACACGACGCGTATGTGCCTCGCGACGACGTGGGCACGCTAGAGGAGATCTGGCCCGGCGCTGAAGTGCGCTACGTAGACGCCGGGCACGTGTCCGCCTACATCCTGCACCAGTCGCTCTTCAG GTCTTGCATAAAAGAAGCATTTGAACGGTCAAAGAAAAAATGGAGAGACGGCAAACATAACTGA